Proteins found in one Tamandua tetradactyla isolate mTamTet1 chromosome 1, mTamTet1.pri, whole genome shotgun sequence genomic segment:
- the SMARCD3 gene encoding SWI/SNF-related matrix-associated actin-dependent regulator of chromatin subfamily D member 3 isoform X1, which translates to MAADEVTGGARKATKSKLFEFLVHGVRPGMPSGARMPHQGAPMGPPGSPYMGSPAVRPGLAPAGMEPARKRAAPPPGQSQAQSQGQPVPTAPARSRSAKRRKMADKILPQRIRELVPESQAYMDLLAFERKLDQTIMRKRVDIQEALKRPMKQKRKLRLYISNTFNPAKPDAEDSDGSIASWELRVEGKLLDDVRPGPGLSRCSGPSKQKRKFSSFFKSLVIELDKDLYGPDNHLVEWHRTPTTQETDGFQVKRPGDLSVRCTLLLMLDYQPPQFKLDPRLARLLGLHTQSRSAIVQALWQYVKTNRLQDSHDKEYINGDKYFQQIFDCPRLKFSEIPQRLTALLLPPDPIVINHVISVDPSDQKKTACYDIDVEVEEPLKGQMSSFLLSTANQQEISALDSKIHETIESINQLKIQRDFMLSFSRDPKGYVQDLLRSQSRDLKVMTDVAGNPEEERRAEFYHQPWSQEAVSRYFYCKIQQRRQELEQSLVVRNT; encoded by the exons ATGGCTGCGGACGAAGTTACCGGAGGGGCGCGCAAAGCCACGAAAAGCAAACTTTTTGAGTTTCTGGTCCATGGGGTG CGCCCCGGGATGCCGTCTGGAGCCCGGATGCCCCACCAGGGGGCGCCCATGGGCCCCCCGGGTTCCCCGTACATGGGCAGCCCTGCGGTACGACCCGGCCTGGCCCCCGCGGGCATGGAGCCCGCCCGCAAGCGAGCAGCGCCCCCGCCCGGGCAGAGCCAGGCGCAGAGCCAGGGCCAGCCGGTGCCCACAGCCCCCGCGCGGAGCCGCAG tGCCAAGAGGAGGAAGATGGCTGACAAAATCCTCCCTCAAAGG ATTCGGGAACTGGTCCCTGAGTCCCAGGCTTACATGGATCTCCTGGCATTTGAGAGGAAACTGGATCAAACCATCATGCGGAAGCGGGTGGACATCCAGGAAGCTCTAAAGAGGCCGATGAAG CAAAAGCGGAAGCTGCGTCTTTATATCTCCAATACTTTTAACCCTGCGAAGCCTGATGCAGAGGATTCTGATGGCAGTATTGCTTCCTGGGAGCTTCGGGTAGAGGGGAAACTCCTGGATGACGTACGTCCTGGCCCAGGTCTCTCCAGGTGTTCTGGG CCCAGCAAGCAGAAGCGGaagttctcttctttcttcaagaGTTTGGTCATTGAGCTGGACAAAGACCTTTATGGCCCTGACAACCACCTAGTTGAG TGGCATCGGACTCCCACAACACAGGAGACAGATGGATTCCAGGTGAAGAGGCCAGGTGACTTGAGTGTGCGCTGCACCTTGCTCCTCATGCTGGACTACCAG CCTCCCCAGTTTAAACTGGACCCTCGCCTAGCCCGGCTGCTAGGGTTGCACACGCAGAGCCGCTCAGCTATTGTCCAGGCCTTGTGGCAGTATGTGAAGACCAATAGGCTACAGGACTCCCACGACAAGGAATACATCAATGGGGACAAGTATTTCCAGCAG ATTTTTGATTGTCCCCGACTGAAGTTTTCTGAGATTCCCCAGCGCCTCACAGCTCTGCTATTACCCCCTGACCCGATTGTCATCAATCATGTTATCAG TGTGGACCCATCAGATCAGAAGAAGACGGCATGCTATGACATTGATGTGGAGGTAGAAGAGCCACTGAAGGGGCAGATGAGCAGCTTCCTCCTATCCACGGCTAATCAGCAGGAGATCAGCGCTCTGGACAGTAAG ATCCATGAGACGATTGAATCCATAAACCAGCTCAAGATCCAGAGGGACTTCATGCTAAGCTTCTCCAGAGACCCCAAAGGCTATGTCCAAGACCTGCTCCGCTCCCAGAGCCGGGACCTCAAG GTGATGACAGATGTAGCAGGCAACCCTGAAGAGGAACGCCGGGCTGAGTTCTACCACCAGCCTTGGTCCCAGGAAGCTGTCAGCCGCTACTTCTACTGCAAG ATCCAGCAGCGCAGGCAGGAACTGGAGCAGTCACTGGTTGTGCGCAACACCTAG
- the CHPF2 gene encoding chondroitin sulfate glucuronyltransferase isoform X2, whose protein sequence is MTGLSTMRLSSLLALLRPALPLILGLSLGCSLSLLRVSWIQGEGDDPCIEAVGELGGPQNPDSRTRLDQSDEDFKPRIIPYYRDPNKPYKKVLRTRYIQTELGSRERLLVAVLTSRTTLSTLAVAVNRTVAHHFPRLLYFTGQRGARAPAGMQVVSHGDERPAWLMSETLRHLHTHFGADYDWFFIMQDDTYVQAPRLAALAGHLSINQDLYLGRAEEFIGAGEQARYCHGGFGYLLSRSLLLRLWPHLDGCRGDILSARPDEWLGRCLIDSLGIGCVSQHQPLFCPFGSPLLTFDSLRALESSKIGQQYRSFELAKNRDPEKEGSSAFLNAFAVHPVSEGNLMYRLHKRFSALELDRAYSEIEQLQAQIRNLTMLTPEGEAGLSWPVGLPAPFTPHSRFEVLGWDYFTEQHTFSCADGAPKCPLQGASRADVGDAVETALEQLNRRYQPRLRFQKQRLLNGYRRFDPARGMEYTLDLLLEAVTQRGHRRALARRVSLLRPLSRVEILPMPYVTEATRVQLVLPLLVAEAAAAPAFLEAFATNVLEPREHALLTLLLVYGPREGGRGAPDPFLRVKAAATELERRYPGTRLAWLAVRAEAPSQVRLMDVISKKHPVDTLFFVTTVWTRPGPEVLNRCRMNAISGWQAFFPVHFQEFNPTLSPQRSPPGPPGAGPDPPSSPGADPSRGASVGGRFDRQASAEGCFYNADYLAARARLAGELAGQEEEEALEGLEVMDVFLRFSGLHLFRAVEPGLVQKFSLRDCSPRLSEELYHRCRLSNLEGLGGRAQLAMTLFEQEQANST, encoded by the exons ATGACAGGGCTGTCCACCATGCGACTGAGCTCCCTTTTGGCTCTGCTGCGGCCAGCACTGCCCCTCATACTAGGGCTGTCTCTGGGATGCAGCCTGAGCCTCTTGCGGGTTTCCTGGATCCAGGGTGAGGGAGATGATCCCTGTATAGAGGCTGTGGGAGAGCTGGGAGGGCCACAGAATCCAGACTCAAGAACTCGTCTGGACCAAAGTGATGAAGACTTCAAACCCCGGATTATCCCTTACTATAGGGATCCCAACAAGCCTTACAAGAAGGTGCTCAG GACTCGGTACATTCAGACAGAGCTGGGCTCTCGTGAGCGGTTACTTGTGGCTGTCCTGACTTCACGAACCACGCTGTCCACTCTGGCCGTGGCTGTGAACCGTACAGTGGCCCACCACTTCCCTCGGTTACTCTATTTCACTGGGCAACGAGGGGCTCGGGCTCCGGCAGGGATGCAGGTGGTATCTCATGGGGACGAGCGGCCGGCCTGGCTCATGTCCGAGACCCTGCGCCATCTTCACACTCACTTTGGGGCCGACTATGACTGGTTCTTCATTATGCAGGATGACACGTATGTACAGGCCCCCCGCCTGGCAGCCCTTGCTGGCCACCTCAGTATCAACCAAGACCTTTACTTGGGCCGGGCCGAGGAGTTCATTGGTGCTGGGGAACAGGCCCGGTACTGTCATGGTGGCTTTGGCTACCTATTATCACGGAGTCTCCTGCTTCGATTGTGGCCACATCTGGATGGCTGCCGCGGAGACATTCTCAGTGCCCGTCCTGATGAGTGGCTAGGCCGCTGCCTTATCGACTCTCTGGGGATTGGCTGTGTCTCCCAGCACCAG CCACTGTTCTGCCCCTTTGGCAGTCCCTTGCTCACCTTTGACAGTCTTAGAGCCCTGGAGTCATCAAAAATA GGGCAGCAATATCGCTCATTTGAACTGGCCAAAAATAGGGACCCCGAGAAGGAGGGGAGCTCGGCTTTCCTGAATGCCTTTGCAGTGCACCCTGTCTCCGAGGGAAACCTCATGTACCGGTTACACAAACGCTTCAGTGCCCTGGAGTTGGATCGGGCTTACAGTGAAATAGAACAACTGCAG GCTCAGATCCGGAACCTGACCATGCTGACACCTGAAGGGGAGGCAGGTCTGAGCTGGCCTGTTGGGCTACCAGCTCCTTTCACACCTCACTCTCGTTTTGAGGTACTGGGCTGGGACTACTTCACAGAGCAGCACACCTTCTCCTGTGCAGATGGGGCTCCCAAGTGTCCACTGCAAGGGGCTAGCAGAGCGGATGTAGGTGATGCCGTGGAGACTGCTTTAGAGCAGCTGAATCGGCGCTATCAGCCCCGCCTGCGCTTCCAGAAACAGCGGCTACTCAATGGCTACCGGCGCTTTGATCCAGCCCGGGGCATGGAATACACCCTGGACTTACTGTTGGAAGCTGTGACTCAGCGGGGACACAGGAGGGCACTGGCCCGCAGAGTCAGCCTTCTGAGGCCACTGAGTCGTGTGGAAATCTTACCTATGCCATATGTCACTGAGGCTACCCGTGTGCAGCTGGTGTTGCCGCTTCTGGTGGCTGAAGCTGCTGCAGCCCCTGCTTTCCTTGAGGCCTTTGCAACCAATGTTCTGGAGCCACGAGAACATGCTTTGCTCACCCTGTTGCTCGTCTATGGGCCTCGGGAAGGTGGCCGAGGGGCCCCGGACCCATTTCTCAGGGTGAAGGCTGCAGCAACGGAGTTAGAGCGGCGGTACCCTGGAACGAGGCTGGCCTGGCTCGCTGTGCGTGCTGAGGCCCCTTCCCAGGTGCGGCTCATGGATGTAATCTCGAAAAAGCACCCAGTGGACACCCTCTTCTTCGTTACTACTGTGTGGACAAGGCCTGGGCCGGAAGTCCTCAACCGCTGCCGCATGAATGCCATCTCAGGCTGGCAAGCCTTCTTTCCAGTCCATTTCCAGGAGTTTAACCCTACCCTATCACCACAGAGATCGCCCCCAGGGCCCCCCGGGGCTGGCCCTGACCCCCCATCCTCTCCTGGTGCCGACCCTTCCCGGGGGGCTTCTGTTGGGGGTAGATTTGACCGACAGGCTTCTGCTGAGGGCTGCTTCTACAATGCAGACTACCTAGCGGCACGAGCTCGGCTGGCTGGTGAACTGGCAGGCCAGGAAGAGGAGGAAGCCCTGGAGGGGCTGGAGGTGATGGATGTTTTCCTCCGGTTCTCAGGGCTCCACCTCTTTCGAGCCGTAGAGCCAGGGCTGGTGCAGAAGTTTTCACTGCGGGACTGTAGCCCACGGCTCAGCGAGGAACTCTACCACCGTTGTCGCCTCAGCAAcctggaggggctggggggccGCGCTCAGCTTGCCATGACTCTGTTTGAGCAAGAGCAAGCCAACAGTACTTAG
- the SMARCD3 gene encoding SWI/SNF-related matrix-associated actin-dependent regulator of chromatin subfamily D member 3 isoform X3 — MTPGLQHPPAVVQRPGMPSGARMPHQGAPMGPPGSPYMGSPAVRPGLAPAGMEPARKRAAPPPGQSQAQSQGQPVPTAPARSRSAKRRKMADKILPQRIRELVPESQAYMDLLAFERKLDQTIMRKRVDIQEALKRPMKQKRKLRLYISNTFNPAKPDAEDSDGSIASWELRVEGKLLDDVRPGPGLSRCSGPSKQKRKFSSFFKSLVIELDKDLYGPDNHLVEWHRTPTTQETDGFQVKRPGDLSVRCTLLLMLDYQPPQFKLDPRLARLLGLHTQSRSAIVQALWQYVKTNRLQDSHDKEYINGDKYFQQIFDCPRLKFSEIPQRLTALLLPPDPIVINHVISVDPSDQKKTACYDIDVEVEEPLKGQMSSFLLSTANQQEISALDSKIHETIESINQLKIQRDFMLSFSRDPKGYVQDLLRSQSRDLKVMTDVAGNPEEERRAEFYHQPWSQEAVSRYFYCKIQQRRQELEQSLVVRNT, encoded by the exons CGCCCCGGGATGCCGTCTGGAGCCCGGATGCCCCACCAGGGGGCGCCCATGGGCCCCCCGGGTTCCCCGTACATGGGCAGCCCTGCGGTACGACCCGGCCTGGCCCCCGCGGGCATGGAGCCCGCCCGCAAGCGAGCAGCGCCCCCGCCCGGGCAGAGCCAGGCGCAGAGCCAGGGCCAGCCGGTGCCCACAGCCCCCGCGCGGAGCCGCAG tGCCAAGAGGAGGAAGATGGCTGACAAAATCCTCCCTCAAAGG ATTCGGGAACTGGTCCCTGAGTCCCAGGCTTACATGGATCTCCTGGCATTTGAGAGGAAACTGGATCAAACCATCATGCGGAAGCGGGTGGACATCCAGGAAGCTCTAAAGAGGCCGATGAAG CAAAAGCGGAAGCTGCGTCTTTATATCTCCAATACTTTTAACCCTGCGAAGCCTGATGCAGAGGATTCTGATGGCAGTATTGCTTCCTGGGAGCTTCGGGTAGAGGGGAAACTCCTGGATGACGTACGTCCTGGCCCAGGTCTCTCCAGGTGTTCTGGG CCCAGCAAGCAGAAGCGGaagttctcttctttcttcaagaGTTTGGTCATTGAGCTGGACAAAGACCTTTATGGCCCTGACAACCACCTAGTTGAG TGGCATCGGACTCCCACAACACAGGAGACAGATGGATTCCAGGTGAAGAGGCCAGGTGACTTGAGTGTGCGCTGCACCTTGCTCCTCATGCTGGACTACCAG CCTCCCCAGTTTAAACTGGACCCTCGCCTAGCCCGGCTGCTAGGGTTGCACACGCAGAGCCGCTCAGCTATTGTCCAGGCCTTGTGGCAGTATGTGAAGACCAATAGGCTACAGGACTCCCACGACAAGGAATACATCAATGGGGACAAGTATTTCCAGCAG ATTTTTGATTGTCCCCGACTGAAGTTTTCTGAGATTCCCCAGCGCCTCACAGCTCTGCTATTACCCCCTGACCCGATTGTCATCAATCATGTTATCAG TGTGGACCCATCAGATCAGAAGAAGACGGCATGCTATGACATTGATGTGGAGGTAGAAGAGCCACTGAAGGGGCAGATGAGCAGCTTCCTCCTATCCACGGCTAATCAGCAGGAGATCAGCGCTCTGGACAGTAAG ATCCATGAGACGATTGAATCCATAAACCAGCTCAAGATCCAGAGGGACTTCATGCTAAGCTTCTCCAGAGACCCCAAAGGCTATGTCCAAGACCTGCTCCGCTCCCAGAGCCGGGACCTCAAG GTGATGACAGATGTAGCAGGCAACCCTGAAGAGGAACGCCGGGCTGAGTTCTACCACCAGCCTTGGTCCCAGGAAGCTGTCAGCCGCTACTTCTACTGCAAG ATCCAGCAGCGCAGGCAGGAACTGGAGCAGTCACTGGTTGTGCGCAACACCTAG
- the SMARCD3 gene encoding SWI/SNF-related matrix-associated actin-dependent regulator of chromatin subfamily D member 3 isoform X2 — MAADEVTGGARKATKSKLFEFLVHGVRPGMPSGARMPHQGAPMGPPGSPYMGSPAVRPGLAPAGMEPARKRAAPPPGQSQAQSQGQPVPTAPARSRSAKRRKMADKILPQRIRELVPESQAYMDLLAFERKLDQTIMRKRVDIQEALKRPMKQKRKLRLYISNTFNPAKPDAEDSDGSIASWELRVEGKLLDDPSKQKRKFSSFFKSLVIELDKDLYGPDNHLVEWHRTPTTQETDGFQVKRPGDLSVRCTLLLMLDYQPPQFKLDPRLARLLGLHTQSRSAIVQALWQYVKTNRLQDSHDKEYINGDKYFQQIFDCPRLKFSEIPQRLTALLLPPDPIVINHVISVDPSDQKKTACYDIDVEVEEPLKGQMSSFLLSTANQQEISALDSKIHETIESINQLKIQRDFMLSFSRDPKGYVQDLLRSQSRDLKVMTDVAGNPEEERRAEFYHQPWSQEAVSRYFYCKIQQRRQELEQSLVVRNT; from the exons ATGGCTGCGGACGAAGTTACCGGAGGGGCGCGCAAAGCCACGAAAAGCAAACTTTTTGAGTTTCTGGTCCATGGGGTG CGCCCCGGGATGCCGTCTGGAGCCCGGATGCCCCACCAGGGGGCGCCCATGGGCCCCCCGGGTTCCCCGTACATGGGCAGCCCTGCGGTACGACCCGGCCTGGCCCCCGCGGGCATGGAGCCCGCCCGCAAGCGAGCAGCGCCCCCGCCCGGGCAGAGCCAGGCGCAGAGCCAGGGCCAGCCGGTGCCCACAGCCCCCGCGCGGAGCCGCAG tGCCAAGAGGAGGAAGATGGCTGACAAAATCCTCCCTCAAAGG ATTCGGGAACTGGTCCCTGAGTCCCAGGCTTACATGGATCTCCTGGCATTTGAGAGGAAACTGGATCAAACCATCATGCGGAAGCGGGTGGACATCCAGGAAGCTCTAAAGAGGCCGATGAAG CAAAAGCGGAAGCTGCGTCTTTATATCTCCAATACTTTTAACCCTGCGAAGCCTGATGCAGAGGATTCTGATGGCAGTATTGCTTCCTGGGAGCTTCGGGTAGAGGGGAAACTCCTGGATGAC CCCAGCAAGCAGAAGCGGaagttctcttctttcttcaagaGTTTGGTCATTGAGCTGGACAAAGACCTTTATGGCCCTGACAACCACCTAGTTGAG TGGCATCGGACTCCCACAACACAGGAGACAGATGGATTCCAGGTGAAGAGGCCAGGTGACTTGAGTGTGCGCTGCACCTTGCTCCTCATGCTGGACTACCAG CCTCCCCAGTTTAAACTGGACCCTCGCCTAGCCCGGCTGCTAGGGTTGCACACGCAGAGCCGCTCAGCTATTGTCCAGGCCTTGTGGCAGTATGTGAAGACCAATAGGCTACAGGACTCCCACGACAAGGAATACATCAATGGGGACAAGTATTTCCAGCAG ATTTTTGATTGTCCCCGACTGAAGTTTTCTGAGATTCCCCAGCGCCTCACAGCTCTGCTATTACCCCCTGACCCGATTGTCATCAATCATGTTATCAG TGTGGACCCATCAGATCAGAAGAAGACGGCATGCTATGACATTGATGTGGAGGTAGAAGAGCCACTGAAGGGGCAGATGAGCAGCTTCCTCCTATCCACGGCTAATCAGCAGGAGATCAGCGCTCTGGACAGTAAG ATCCATGAGACGATTGAATCCATAAACCAGCTCAAGATCCAGAGGGACTTCATGCTAAGCTTCTCCAGAGACCCCAAAGGCTATGTCCAAGACCTGCTCCGCTCCCAGAGCCGGGACCTCAAG GTGATGACAGATGTAGCAGGCAACCCTGAAGAGGAACGCCGGGCTGAGTTCTACCACCAGCCTTGGTCCCAGGAAGCTGTCAGCCGCTACTTCTACTGCAAG ATCCAGCAGCGCAGGCAGGAACTGGAGCAGTCACTGGTTGTGCGCAACACCTAG
- the SMARCD3 gene encoding SWI/SNF-related matrix-associated actin-dependent regulator of chromatin subfamily D member 3 isoform X4, with translation MADKILPQRIRELVPESQAYMDLLAFERKLDQTIMRKRVDIQEALKRPMKQKRKLRLYISNTFNPAKPDAEDSDGSIASWELRVEGKLLDDVRPGPGLSRCSGPSKQKRKFSSFFKSLVIELDKDLYGPDNHLVEWHRTPTTQETDGFQVKRPGDLSVRCTLLLMLDYQPPQFKLDPRLARLLGLHTQSRSAIVQALWQYVKTNRLQDSHDKEYINGDKYFQQIFDCPRLKFSEIPQRLTALLLPPDPIVINHVISVDPSDQKKTACYDIDVEVEEPLKGQMSSFLLSTANQQEISALDSKIHETIESINQLKIQRDFMLSFSRDPKGYVQDLLRSQSRDLKVMTDVAGNPEEERRAEFYHQPWSQEAVSRYFYCKIQQRRQELEQSLVVRNT, from the exons ATGGCTGACAAAATCCTCCCTCAAAGG ATTCGGGAACTGGTCCCTGAGTCCCAGGCTTACATGGATCTCCTGGCATTTGAGAGGAAACTGGATCAAACCATCATGCGGAAGCGGGTGGACATCCAGGAAGCTCTAAAGAGGCCGATGAAG CAAAAGCGGAAGCTGCGTCTTTATATCTCCAATACTTTTAACCCTGCGAAGCCTGATGCAGAGGATTCTGATGGCAGTATTGCTTCCTGGGAGCTTCGGGTAGAGGGGAAACTCCTGGATGACGTACGTCCTGGCCCAGGTCTCTCCAGGTGTTCTGGG CCCAGCAAGCAGAAGCGGaagttctcttctttcttcaagaGTTTGGTCATTGAGCTGGACAAAGACCTTTATGGCCCTGACAACCACCTAGTTGAG TGGCATCGGACTCCCACAACACAGGAGACAGATGGATTCCAGGTGAAGAGGCCAGGTGACTTGAGTGTGCGCTGCACCTTGCTCCTCATGCTGGACTACCAG CCTCCCCAGTTTAAACTGGACCCTCGCCTAGCCCGGCTGCTAGGGTTGCACACGCAGAGCCGCTCAGCTATTGTCCAGGCCTTGTGGCAGTATGTGAAGACCAATAGGCTACAGGACTCCCACGACAAGGAATACATCAATGGGGACAAGTATTTCCAGCAG ATTTTTGATTGTCCCCGACTGAAGTTTTCTGAGATTCCCCAGCGCCTCACAGCTCTGCTATTACCCCCTGACCCGATTGTCATCAATCATGTTATCAG TGTGGACCCATCAGATCAGAAGAAGACGGCATGCTATGACATTGATGTGGAGGTAGAAGAGCCACTGAAGGGGCAGATGAGCAGCTTCCTCCTATCCACGGCTAATCAGCAGGAGATCAGCGCTCTGGACAGTAAG ATCCATGAGACGATTGAATCCATAAACCAGCTCAAGATCCAGAGGGACTTCATGCTAAGCTTCTCCAGAGACCCCAAAGGCTATGTCCAAGACCTGCTCCGCTCCCAGAGCCGGGACCTCAAG GTGATGACAGATGTAGCAGGCAACCCTGAAGAGGAACGCCGGGCTGAGTTCTACCACCAGCCTTGGTCCCAGGAAGCTGTCAGCCGCTACTTCTACTGCAAG ATCCAGCAGCGCAGGCAGGAACTGGAGCAGTCACTGGTTGTGCGCAACACCTAG
- the CHPF2 gene encoding chondroitin sulfate glucuronyltransferase isoform X1 encodes MTGLSTMRLSSLLALLRPALPLILGLSLGCSLSLLRVSWIQGEGDDPCIEAVGELGGPQNPDSRTRLDQSDEDFKPRIIPYYRDPNKPYKKVLRTRYIQTELGSRERLLVAVLTSRTTLSTLAVAVNRTVAHHFPRLLYFTGQRGARAPAGMQVVSHGDERPAWLMSETLRHLHTHFGADYDWFFIMQDDTYVQAPRLAALAGHLSINQDLYLGRAEEFIGAGEQARYCHGGFGYLLSRSLLLRLWPHLDGCRGDILSARPDEWLGRCLIDSLGIGCVSQHQGQQYRSFELAKNRDPEKEGSSAFLNAFAVHPVSEGNLMYRLHKRFSALELDRAYSEIEQLQAQIRNLTMLTPEGEAGLSWPVGLPAPFTPHSRFEVLGWDYFTEQHTFSCADGAPKCPLQGASRADVGDAVETALEQLNRRYQPRLRFQKQRLLNGYRRFDPARGMEYTLDLLLEAVTQRGHRRALARRVSLLRPLSRVEILPMPYVTEATRVQLVLPLLVAEAAAAPAFLEAFATNVLEPREHALLTLLLVYGPREGGRGAPDPFLRVKAAATELERRYPGTRLAWLAVRAEAPSQVRLMDVISKKHPVDTLFFVTTVWTRPGPEVLNRCRMNAISGWQAFFPVHFQEFNPTLSPQRSPPGPPGAGPDPPSSPGADPSRGASVGGRFDRQASAEGCFYNADYLAARARLAGELAGQEEEEALEGLEVMDVFLRFSGLHLFRAVEPGLVQKFSLRDCSPRLSEELYHRCRLSNLEGLGGRAQLAMTLFEQEQANST; translated from the exons ATGACAGGGCTGTCCACCATGCGACTGAGCTCCCTTTTGGCTCTGCTGCGGCCAGCACTGCCCCTCATACTAGGGCTGTCTCTGGGATGCAGCCTGAGCCTCTTGCGGGTTTCCTGGATCCAGGGTGAGGGAGATGATCCCTGTATAGAGGCTGTGGGAGAGCTGGGAGGGCCACAGAATCCAGACTCAAGAACTCGTCTGGACCAAAGTGATGAAGACTTCAAACCCCGGATTATCCCTTACTATAGGGATCCCAACAAGCCTTACAAGAAGGTGCTCAG GACTCGGTACATTCAGACAGAGCTGGGCTCTCGTGAGCGGTTACTTGTGGCTGTCCTGACTTCACGAACCACGCTGTCCACTCTGGCCGTGGCTGTGAACCGTACAGTGGCCCACCACTTCCCTCGGTTACTCTATTTCACTGGGCAACGAGGGGCTCGGGCTCCGGCAGGGATGCAGGTGGTATCTCATGGGGACGAGCGGCCGGCCTGGCTCATGTCCGAGACCCTGCGCCATCTTCACACTCACTTTGGGGCCGACTATGACTGGTTCTTCATTATGCAGGATGACACGTATGTACAGGCCCCCCGCCTGGCAGCCCTTGCTGGCCACCTCAGTATCAACCAAGACCTTTACTTGGGCCGGGCCGAGGAGTTCATTGGTGCTGGGGAACAGGCCCGGTACTGTCATGGTGGCTTTGGCTACCTATTATCACGGAGTCTCCTGCTTCGATTGTGGCCACATCTGGATGGCTGCCGCGGAGACATTCTCAGTGCCCGTCCTGATGAGTGGCTAGGCCGCTGCCTTATCGACTCTCTGGGGATTGGCTGTGTCTCCCAGCACCAG GGGCAGCAATATCGCTCATTTGAACTGGCCAAAAATAGGGACCCCGAGAAGGAGGGGAGCTCGGCTTTCCTGAATGCCTTTGCAGTGCACCCTGTCTCCGAGGGAAACCTCATGTACCGGTTACACAAACGCTTCAGTGCCCTGGAGTTGGATCGGGCTTACAGTGAAATAGAACAACTGCAG GCTCAGATCCGGAACCTGACCATGCTGACACCTGAAGGGGAGGCAGGTCTGAGCTGGCCTGTTGGGCTACCAGCTCCTTTCACACCTCACTCTCGTTTTGAGGTACTGGGCTGGGACTACTTCACAGAGCAGCACACCTTCTCCTGTGCAGATGGGGCTCCCAAGTGTCCACTGCAAGGGGCTAGCAGAGCGGATGTAGGTGATGCCGTGGAGACTGCTTTAGAGCAGCTGAATCGGCGCTATCAGCCCCGCCTGCGCTTCCAGAAACAGCGGCTACTCAATGGCTACCGGCGCTTTGATCCAGCCCGGGGCATGGAATACACCCTGGACTTACTGTTGGAAGCTGTGACTCAGCGGGGACACAGGAGGGCACTGGCCCGCAGAGTCAGCCTTCTGAGGCCACTGAGTCGTGTGGAAATCTTACCTATGCCATATGTCACTGAGGCTACCCGTGTGCAGCTGGTGTTGCCGCTTCTGGTGGCTGAAGCTGCTGCAGCCCCTGCTTTCCTTGAGGCCTTTGCAACCAATGTTCTGGAGCCACGAGAACATGCTTTGCTCACCCTGTTGCTCGTCTATGGGCCTCGGGAAGGTGGCCGAGGGGCCCCGGACCCATTTCTCAGGGTGAAGGCTGCAGCAACGGAGTTAGAGCGGCGGTACCCTGGAACGAGGCTGGCCTGGCTCGCTGTGCGTGCTGAGGCCCCTTCCCAGGTGCGGCTCATGGATGTAATCTCGAAAAAGCACCCAGTGGACACCCTCTTCTTCGTTACTACTGTGTGGACAAGGCCTGGGCCGGAAGTCCTCAACCGCTGCCGCATGAATGCCATCTCAGGCTGGCAAGCCTTCTTTCCAGTCCATTTCCAGGAGTTTAACCCTACCCTATCACCACAGAGATCGCCCCCAGGGCCCCCCGGGGCTGGCCCTGACCCCCCATCCTCTCCTGGTGCCGACCCTTCCCGGGGGGCTTCTGTTGGGGGTAGATTTGACCGACAGGCTTCTGCTGAGGGCTGCTTCTACAATGCAGACTACCTAGCGGCACGAGCTCGGCTGGCTGGTGAACTGGCAGGCCAGGAAGAGGAGGAAGCCCTGGAGGGGCTGGAGGTGATGGATGTTTTCCTCCGGTTCTCAGGGCTCCACCTCTTTCGAGCCGTAGAGCCAGGGCTGGTGCAGAAGTTTTCACTGCGGGACTGTAGCCCACGGCTCAGCGAGGAACTCTACCACCGTTGTCGCCTCAGCAAcctggaggggctggggggccGCGCTCAGCTTGCCATGACTCTGTTTGAGCAAGAGCAAGCCAACAGTACTTAG